From a single Paenibacillus sp. FSL W8-0426 genomic region:
- a CDS encoding GntR family transcriptional regulator, whose translation MSLNQKIRGSTRAYSYNLIKERILHLELEPGTKISEKEIADELQVSRTPVREAFMKLAEEELLDIIPQSGTVVSLINLEHVEEGRFIREKIEMEIVALACASLEEEFRFRLETNIAMQEVCLDNNNVYRLYELDEEFHQILFQATGKMRTWKMLQQLNIPFNRLRLLRLSEVSNLDVIVSQHKEIYRLITARETELAVKAMEEHLRLVMIEQEPVKAKFPHYFI comes from the coding sequence ATGTCACTTAATCAAAAAATTAGAGGATCGACCCGGGCATATTCATACAATCTGATTAAAGAGCGGATATTGCATCTTGAACTTGAGCCGGGCACGAAGATTTCCGAAAAGGAAATTGCGGATGAATTGCAGGTGAGCAGGACCCCTGTCCGGGAAGCGTTTATGAAACTCGCCGAAGAAGAACTGCTCGATATTATTCCGCAGAGCGGGACGGTCGTGTCGCTCATTAATTTGGAACACGTGGAAGAAGGGCGATTCATCAGGGAAAAGATCGAAATGGAAATTGTGGCTCTTGCTTGTGCTTCTCTTGAGGAAGAGTTCAGGTTCCGATTGGAGACCAACATTGCGATGCAGGAAGTATGCCTTGATAACAATAATGTTTATAGGCTGTATGAGCTCGATGAAGAATTCCACCAAATACTGTTTCAGGCGACAGGCAAAATGCGGACATGGAAGATGCTGCAGCAGTTGAACATTCCTTTTAATCGCTTGCGCCTGCTCCGTTTGTCCGAAGTTTCCAACCTGGACGTCATCGTTTCCCAGCACAAAGAGATCTATAGACTGATTACGGCACGGGAGACCGAGCTGGCCGTTAAGGCCATGGAAGAGCATCTTCGTTTGGTCATGATCGAACAAGAGCCGGTCAAAGCCAAATTCCCGCATTATTTTATATAA
- a CDS encoding extracellular solute-binding protein: MKQKPRKLVGKMVLATLMSVVLAACSSGAGGGEADVKTKGAMETYNVGDTFKASEPFNLSILYSDQPAYPYKKDWLLFQKITEMTGVTLEPTIVPMSDYPQKRSLLISSGDAPLVIPKTYPGEESAFVSSGAVLPVSDYIDLMPNFKDKVEKWGLEDELEGLRQEDGKYYVLPGLHEEVWPDYTLIVRTDLFEKNNIPIPTTWDELYQAAKKLKEIYPDSTPFSDRFKFNSTLNIAATGFGTKAGWGFGNGLTYKKDQDEFVYTATTPEYKEMLEYFNKLVTEGLLDKESFTQDDDQATQKFVSGKSFIINGNSQTLVLHRNDMNKTLGEGNFSIAKITVPGGPKGQLMSGSRLENGVMISSKIKDSDNFKAIMQFIDWLYYSDQGQEFAKWGVEGETFTKENGVRKLADDINYNGLNPKGTKDLRIDYGFSGGVFAYGGTTDLLQSMFSEEELKFQQDMKETKEVVPAEPPIPYSEIDREQVTLLSTPLKDYTDQNTLKFILGERKLSEFDTFVQELESQGLSQYVKLANDTYKKYKESKQQ; this comes from the coding sequence ATGAAACAGAAGCCACGCAAGCTTGTAGGCAAAATGGTTTTGGCAACTTTGATGAGCGTCGTGCTGGCAGCATGCAGCAGCGGTGCAGGAGGCGGCGAAGCCGATGTAAAAACGAAGGGCGCCATGGAAACGTATAATGTCGGGGATACCTTCAAGGCGAGCGAACCGTTCAACCTATCGATATTGTACAGCGATCAGCCGGCGTATCCGTATAAAAAGGATTGGCTGTTATTCCAAAAAATCACCGAAATGACTGGTGTAACGTTGGAACCTACCATCGTTCCGATGAGCGACTATCCCCAAAAAAGATCCCTCCTGATCAGTTCGGGGGATGCACCTCTGGTAATCCCTAAAACTTATCCGGGCGAAGAATCGGCATTTGTATCGTCGGGTGCGGTTCTGCCGGTCAGCGATTACATTGATCTGATGCCGAATTTTAAAGATAAAGTGGAAAAGTGGGGACTGGAGGATGAACTTGAAGGCCTTCGGCAGGAAGATGGGAAATACTACGTGCTTCCAGGTCTGCATGAAGAAGTATGGCCTGATTATACGCTTATCGTAAGAACGGACTTGTTTGAAAAAAATAATATTCCGATTCCGACCACTTGGGATGAATTGTACCAGGCAGCCAAAAAACTAAAAGAAATTTATCCGGACTCCACTCCGTTCTCGGATCGATTCAAATTCAACAGCACGCTGAACATCGCTGCCACCGGTTTTGGAACGAAAGCAGGTTGGGGATTCGGCAACGGACTGACGTACAAGAAAGATCAGGATGAATTCGTGTATACGGCGACGACGCCGGAGTACAAAGAAATGCTGGAGTATTTCAACAAACTGGTTACGGAAGGATTGCTCGACAAAGAAAGCTTTACGCAGGATGATGATCAGGCCACGCAGAAATTCGTTTCCGGCAAGTCCTTCATCATTAACGGTAACTCGCAAACGCTCGTGCTGCATCGCAATGACATGAACAAAACGCTCGGCGAAGGGAACTTCTCCATTGCCAAAATTACGGTTCCAGGCGGTCCAAAAGGGCAGCTGATGTCCGGATCCAGACTTGAAAACGGTGTCATGATCTCGAGCAAGATCAAGGATAGCGACAATTTCAAAGCCATTATGCAGTTTATTGACTGGCTCTACTACAGCGACCAAGGCCAAGAATTCGCGAAATGGGGCGTTGAAGGCGAGACCTTTACCAAAGAAAACGGCGTTCGCAAGCTGGCAGACGACATCAACTACAACGGACTGAATCCGAAGGGAACCAAAGATCTACGCATTGATTATGGTTTCTCTGGCGGGGTGTTCGCGTATGGTGGAACGACCGATTTGCTGCAATCCATGTTCAGCGAAGAAGAACTGAAATTCCAGCAGGACATGAAGGAGACCAAAGAAGTGGTTCCGGCAGAACCGCCGATCCCGTATTCCGAAATTGACCGTGAACAGGTTACGCTGCTGAGCACGCCGCTCAAAGACTACACGGACCAAAACACGTTGAAGTTTATTCTGGGCGAACGCAAATTGTCTGAGTTTGATACCTTTGTACAGGAACTGGAAAGTCAAGGATTGTCCCAATACGTGAAGCTTGCCAACGACACTTACAAGAAGTATAAAGAGAGCAAACAACAGTAA
- a CDS encoding carbohydrate ABC transporter permease, with translation MFESKSYKVFKVFNVIFLLFVVFITLYPFLNVVAQSFSSESYINSGKVSIIPRGFNIDTYKTISKDSMFWTNYKNTVIYTIVGTLISMFMTTIFAYALSKKRLMGRKFLTMFAVFTMFFSGGLIPNYVLINSLGFNNTMWALVVPGAISIYNMLIMKSFFENMPEELEEAAAIDGLNTYGILIRIILPLSKAVMATMVLFYAVSHWNSWFPAFLYLDKKELFPVTIYLRNMIAGATGGASAGASADNLTSIAANIKSVTMVLTILPILTIYPFVQRYFVTGIMLGSVKQ, from the coding sequence ATGTTTGAATCCAAATCATACAAAGTGTTCAAGGTATTCAATGTCATCTTTTTATTGTTCGTAGTGTTCATTACGCTTTACCCGTTTTTGAATGTCGTGGCGCAATCCTTCAGCAGTGAGTCGTATATCAACTCCGGCAAGGTGAGCATTATCCCAAGAGGATTCAATATCGACACCTATAAAACGATTTCCAAGGACAGCATGTTCTGGACCAACTATAAAAACACGGTGATATACACCATTGTGGGCACATTGATTTCCATGTTCATGACCACGATCTTCGCCTACGCGCTGTCCAAAAAGCGTCTGATGGGCCGCAAGTTCCTGACGATGTTCGCCGTGTTCACGATGTTTTTCAGCGGTGGTCTGATTCCGAACTATGTTTTGATCAATTCGCTGGGCTTCAACAACACCATGTGGGCACTGGTCGTGCCGGGGGCAATCAGCATTTATAACATGTTGATCATGAAGTCCTTCTTTGAAAATATGCCGGAAGAGCTGGAGGAAGCGGCAGCAATCGACGGCCTGAATACGTATGGCATCTTGATCCGCATCATTTTACCGTTAAGTAAAGCAGTTATGGCAACGATGGTACTGTTTTATGCCGTTAGCCATTGGAACTCTTGGTTCCCTGCATTTCTCTATCTGGACAAAAAGGAACTGTTTCCGGTCACGATTTATCTTCGCAACATGATCGCCGGAGCAACAGGGGGAGCTTCTGCGGGAGCATCCGCGGATAACCTTACTTCGATTGCGGCCAACATCAAATCAGTGACGATGGTTCTGACGATCCTGCCGATTTTGACGATTTATCCGTTTGTGCAGCGTTACTTTGTAACCGGTATCATGCTGGGGTCCGTGAAACAATAG
- a CDS encoding ABC transporter permease subunit, with translation MKTETAKTTLTMTSLRKESRLQTAAALFRKDWQLYSLLILPIIYLLIFKYGPMLGNIIAFRRFVPGGSIFGETWVGFRYFQMFIQDPTFWKVFGNTLMLGGLALLFTFPVPIIFALLLNEVKSKRFKKFVQTASYLPHFLSIVIVAGMILQLTAVNGSINSLVSFFTGDTIPFMQRAEWFRTVYITSEVWQGMGWGAILYLAALTTIDDSLYEAARIDGANRWKQTLHVTIPGILPTIVTLLILNLGNFLAVGFEKILLLYNPLTYETSDVISTYLYRVGLQSSNFSYATAIGLFESIIGLILVFSVNAISRRLTQRSLW, from the coding sequence ATGAAGACGGAAACTGCTAAAACGACATTAACGATGACCTCTTTGCGTAAAGAAAGCAGATTACAGACAGCTGCAGCGCTGTTCCGTAAAGATTGGCAGCTGTACTCATTGTTAATTCTTCCAATCATTTATTTGCTGATTTTTAAATATGGTCCGATGCTTGGAAACATCATTGCTTTTAGACGATTTGTTCCCGGGGGAAGTATTTTCGGGGAAACGTGGGTTGGATTCAGATATTTCCAAATGTTTATTCAAGACCCGACCTTCTGGAAAGTGTTTGGAAATACACTGATGCTTGGCGGTTTGGCGCTGCTCTTCACCTTTCCGGTACCGATCATCTTTGCATTGCTGCTGAACGAGGTGAAAAGCAAACGATTCAAAAAATTCGTGCAAACGGCTTCATATCTTCCGCACTTTCTGTCCATCGTCATCGTTGCCGGTATGATCCTGCAGCTGACAGCCGTAAATGGCTCCATTAACAGCTTGGTATCCTTCTTCACTGGAGACACCATTCCCTTCATGCAGCGGGCTGAATGGTTCAGAACCGTCTATATTACCTCCGAAGTTTGGCAGGGAATGGGCTGGGGGGCGATTTTGTATCTGGCAGCATTGACAACCATCGACGACTCCTTGTATGAAGCTGCCCGAATCGATGGCGCGAATCGTTGGAAACAAACGCTGCATGTGACCATTCCTGGCATTTTGCCCACAATTGTTACACTGCTGATTCTGAATCTGGGCAACTTCCTGGCGGTTGGGTTCGAGAAAATATTGCTCCTGTACAATCCGCTGACTTATGAAACATCTGACGTGATCTCCACCTATCTGTACCGGGTCGGCCTGCAATCCAGCAACTTTAGTTATGCGACAGCCATCGGATTGTTCGAATCGATTATCGGGCTCATTCTCGTATTTTCGGTGAACGCGATCTCGCGCAGATTGACGCAAAGAAGCTTGTGGTAA